The genomic stretch TCTACCTTTTATCTTCTACACTGCCCTCCAGAGATATTTTTGCTGTTTAcccaaaaattaaatgaatgtatgtttCCACTACTACAAATCTTCTAGTttggatgattttttttttcaactgctATGGACCTCTTGTTTTCTGGAAAAGCTCAACAACAACCTTTCTTCCACATGaagtgttaaaaatgttttacataaaaatgttattgtCATTTGTCAAAATGAGGACCATGAAAGCTGTGCCAATGAAATGTCAGAGACATCAGGCACAAATAAGCTTAcagaaacaaactgtttggaacatcattaagaggaAAGGGAGCACTGTCGTATGTTTGGGAtaattgccttgctgtgggatgaagcatgATCCGATGAGTTTGGAGGCTTtggattgaacttgagcagaaaAGATGCTTCTACACACATCAttatgctgctgctatcagcagttacattatcaatgaaggcaattAGCCAGGACCTGTGGCAGCCGTACATGCCCAAACAAtagcacccccaccaccatatttcacaaatgagggggtgctttggttcttgggcagttccctTTAGCCttcacactttgctcttgctgCCGCTGCGATATAAGTCAACCttagtctcatctgtccacaataccCTTTTCAAGCACTTTGCTGGCTCTTTTAGGTACAACTCATTGTTCAACCTGTTCGACAGgcgttttgggttttttttctttcattatagTAAGCATTTTTTAGTTGTCAGCTGTTAATGTCTTCCTTGCTAACAATCCTACTGAGCTCAGCAGTGCCCTCTTTCTTCTGTGTTGTTCCAAAACAGTTAATCTTGGCAAgcatattgtttggcctatgtctcagagtgtttttcttatttctcagcctttgTTGACTGTCATTGGGATAACTCTATTCACGAATGCTGAAAACATGACTCGAAAACATGCCTCGAAAGGCAATCCTAAAATTAAGAGAGGGTATTTCTCATTTATACATCTACTTGGCTTACATTCAAGAGTCATTTTGGGTCATTCATTCTGATGCATGGTACATTAGACTGAGCAGTTGTGCCACATAATTTATATTGTTTggtccaaaaatattgataaaatttCACTGAAATTAAGAACAATTATATAATCATTTGTTCTATTTACCAGATGCCTGTCAGTGTAATAATTGATGGCTTTAGCTCCCAATTGCATTGTCTCAGGAACTTATGTGAAGGAAGGGACTTTGCCATTTTAAACAGTATTCTGAAAATGAGAGACAAAATATTAAccggggtttagtgaaggcctTAGGACAAGGAGCATGTaaagaatgttaagactacacaagggttgaGAATAAATGAATCATGTTGGAGACAGCCAGCTATTGTACAGAGGGCAATGTAGTTCAGTGACTTGGCTTGTACCTCAGTGGTTTGTTGGTTGGATTCCTAGTTCGGGTGCTGCCAATCCACCCGTTAGCGAGGTAGATAAATGGAATTGCTGTCGTAATCCAATTGTATAGTTTGATTGTTTGCAAAATGCAATCTGTATGCGTCACTCTAGATATGAGTGATtgctgaaataattaaataatgcaaGGCCATGTGAGCCATTCTATCACACCAGAGACATTGATAAATAAACTAGATTAAAAGGCAATTTTTCAAGAAGAAACATGCGCATATAGAGGATATACAAGCCCATCTTCAAACATGGATAAGGATTTTTATGGTAACTCTAAACAGGCACAGTttgatgggggaaaaaacaaacaagtcaAGGCAATGTAAAGGAGGCATGCAACCGTTTTTACGAGTCAATTTACAACAAGTGAGCAAATAGGCCCATGCATACGATGAATGATGATATGACTGCAATGAACGGTAGTTTATAAAAGGCATTTTTTTCCCGCATACATATCCTTTAAAGACCTTACCAATGATTTACGAATATCATTCACATGATTGCAGTCCAAACAAGGGCTCAAAGACAGTATTTGAGCATTTGTAGAACATTTGTAGAacatatcatttatttatgtatattgtcTTGAAAAAACAGAGAAAGTGGAAGAGTGAAAGGACTATGACTGAACACTAAGTTATATAATTAGATTTCCTCAAATGAGTTAAAGATTGAGGCAaagtttaatacaaaaaaaaagatcaatacAAAATGGAACACTGAACACCccagaatgctttttttttttttttttgtgtagaaGATGAAGTCAGGCTGAAACAGTGAGGGCAATTATTCTTTAATGAAAACAAGCAGGCAGAAAGACTTCAACTTATACTTGTTGTTGTTTACCTCTTACTGCATTTATACTACATtatctgtgtgcatatgttttattaaatcATAGTGTAGGTTTCAATGTGTCAAGCTAGGCATAATCAAATGTGCAAAATGCTTACTTGTCTCGACTTGTTTTCCCTATACACACATAAGTCTTGATGAGAACTGCTCTAATTGGGAGCTTCTTCTGCTGATGCAAAGGGCAATCATATGGTGGCcatttttcaatgtttcttttttctaataatattatattgcaTTAATTTATCAGGCTCTTATTCAGAATGTTgtaataaaacatacatttaatttacttgTATTTATATTGCTGTAATTGGCTACCAGAATAGTTAGTCTTCATGGCCACAGGGGCACCATTTGCAGTCCAACTATGCCATCCAGGTCAGATGGAAAAACTCTCCACTGCACTGAAATTTCCCAACCCAGCTTCTCATTTTGTGAGTCAGCATTGCACAACACCAACGACCAGAGACAGCATACAATCAAGGATGTTTATAGCAATATTGGATAAGATAATAATAAGATATACAATAAAATGCCATAAACCTGAGTAAAATATAAGCCCGTAAAAGTCAAATGAATAGCAGTGGattaaaaaaagctgcacacAGTACAATGTACAATTTAGGCCATTTAGAGCAGTGCCCCGTGGCAAACATACTGTGCCAGAAAACAAAGTTTCAAAAGCAATGTCTTACCCTATGTGGAGACTtgcatttaaatttttaataCCCATTGTGTGCTGTTCAAGGCCTTTGGTCTGCCTGTGGACTCAAAGAATATGAGtccaaaatagtttttttacttatttgttttgagctgtttttatagaagaaaaagaaatctgTATAATATGTCACTATGCTACTTTAgtcaatttgtttattttatttatttattttggcactgTCTGCATCGCAACAATGTACAGGAACAATGTGGAGGAAACAGGTTCTGTGAGGCCTGCCCTTCCGAGAAAGGCAGCAAGACTTGCGAAACCTGctgcaaatgtaaaaaagttcACCTGCAAGTCACGCCATATAGCACAGTTCAATGGTTTCCATCAGCCTATCAAATCAATCCATGGTGGTGAAGTTCTCTGTTGGGAAAGGAGAGTTGCTTCTGCCCGTATGTTGCCAGGGCGTGTATacaaattcaacaaaacatgcaTCCTACATCTATCATTGCAAATATAAGTTGTGCAGAAAAAAGCTTTTTTGAATGAAAACGAGTAGATCTTTGCATGAATTAATGAGATCTGTATGGACTGTCAAGTAGGAGTAAAgtcctctggataagagcgtctgccaaatgccaataatgtaatgtaatgtaaagtaagaATAAAGTCACTCTTACAGTTGTAGATGATTGACTATGTGCTAAGTAAGATAAAATGCAACTagagagattaaaaaatatattataacaaCTGGATGGTTATACTTAAATTGACCTGGGGACATAACTAATTCTCCATGAACAGAAGGGTTAGAAGAACTATCTGACAAATGCTACAGTTATGTCTGCACAAAACATGTCAACACAAGCCGCTTGGCATATCTTTTAGACCTACCGCAACACAGAATTTGAAAGGGACAATGTTGGCTATAGCGAGTCAGGCAACTGTTTCAACATAAGCGGTGGCAGAGGGCTGACGGTGTTTGTCGTCCTTGCAGTGAGGGGGTGCGTCAGGCACACTCAGGCAAACACGGTGCGTAAACACGCCCGGGGGTTCAGCAATCCGCGTTCCGCCGCGGTCCGCTCGGGTATTCACCCTGCAGGGACCCTGCCGGCAGAGCAGACTCACGGCCCTCGAAGATGGACGTCAGTGCCGTGAACTCCCTCTCCTTTGAGGAGTTTGTGGAGATTTTTGGAAACGTGGTGGAGAAATGTCCACTTGTGGCGGCTGCGGTTTGGTCGCAGAGGCCGTTCACTTCTCTCGGCGACATCGAGGCCGCGATCGCTGACTTTATCGACGGCCTGTCTGACTCAGGTAGGCCTACGCGAAATTAACGGGGTCCCAATAATATATTGTTATTATGATACAACCATGTCACTCATCTTTTGAATTGTGATTTAAAGATATCCAATAATAATGGCGGGAATTTCGTACCTCGAAAATTCAGGGACTCTCCGTGGCAAGAAGTAATTTAATAACAACTTTCAATCCTTTTAAATGTAGCCTCATGAATGTAGCTACGACATCCAATCGCCTGGTGGGGACGGAATTGTGTCAAATTAAAtagtggaaatatattttacattgttaCTACTGTTTTACATTTATGTGTTAATTTAGTTGTTTTGAAATCGATCTGATTACCAATGAGATTTGAGACCTTTCGTCTAGTGATCGTGTCAATATTAAAATTCTAATCTAAATTCAGCAGCACTCATAgaatatatataatgtaattatGACTACTTGCGGGAGTGGCTACTGTATGTTGCCTCATGTTTTAGCCCCAAAACATGAGCCATTAGcctacaaatacattttataccttAACTGTGAAAATGAGAGAAGAGCAGCAGTTTGTTCTCTCTATGCAGGGATGTTGAAGTCTTTGTCACCTATGTGCCATTATGTGAAGACATGGTGCTGAGGTCTTTGTGGTGTGCATGCAGGTAAAGAAGGGATCCTGAGGTGTCACCCAGACTTGGCGGGGCGGGACGTCCAGAGGGGGACGTTGACCCCTGAATCTCAGGCAGAGCAGAGCCAAGCTGGTCTAACGCAGCTGGAACCGGAGGAGCTAGCGCAGATCGGCGCTCTCAACGCACAGTACAAGCAGCGTTTTGGCTTCCCCTTCGTCATCTGTGCCCGCATGAACGACAGacccgccattttggctcagctCAGCCAGCGTCTCGGCAACAAACCTGCCCACGAGCTCCCAGGCGCCATCCAGGAGGTTAAGAGGATCTGTAACCTGCGACTGCAGGCCCTCGTGCGCCCCATCCTACCTGCCCCGGCCCAGCTCAGTTCCACCCCGCCCAAACTGTAACACACAGTCTGTGTCTACCGGTCTCTGCCAGTGGCAGCGTCCGCTACAAAGCCTTCTGATGTCAGAGGAAACTATTTAATTAGTTTGACTAAAGCCAGCTGTTGGTATTGGTCTAAAGCATTACATGATGTCGTCATTACATCATTATCATCCTTCATGCTTTGGTATGAAAGGGAATACACCTAGCCTGAATACACTGTGTCTTTAACTTTGTATTATACATTTGAAACAAAAGATGAAATTTACTGTCAGTGTCAAGTGTCCATGTAATTCCCTCTGTAATACACAAATAAAGGAGCCTGAAGCCTTTAGGACCAGCCTGCATTGTAAGCggctgtgacctttgacctgccgGACCGTCACCGTGACCTCTGCCTCCGCAGGAGGAATGCTTCATTGGTGTCGACCTCTGTCCCGTTCTTCAGTCCCAGAGTTAAAAATTGAGATACGACCCAGTCAGTGACTGTGACTTCAGCAGATAAGCGCTGCTCTATCAGCTGAAAGCCTGATCCACTGAAGCATGGCTCTCCTTCAAAACTGCCTGCATGACTAGGCTTGCCACCCGTCCTGAATTCTCAGGGACTGTCCcggatttttgttgtctgttCTGGAAAGAAATTATGAAACGAAATGTCCCGGAATCTAAGTCTTTTCGAGTATTGCGTACATTagtattgcttaatgaaatgtagacagcgtatccagtgttcgttcctgaatgtaatgtaacaaatggtgcagagacgttattaaccttcacaaattacactctttatttttgtaatgaaagaggaattggcacCAAGCACAATTGgcaccacattccttcaggctcaAGCACCCTCGAGAGTGATTGACAGTCCGgcttactcagtttgccagctttGTATGTTTCCTGGATTTTTGCACGACTGAGGTGGCAACCCTATGCATGACTACAGCACCAGCCGGTCAGCATGTGCCCTTTCGCCAGCGACTCAAAAGCAACACAAGGAGAGCATGTGATCTTATCACAAGGCCTTTATAAGGAGCCTagaccaggggcctgtatcaagaagcaggattattgagttagctggataactggaaTCTGGAATCTGGAATCTGGAACGTGAGCTGatatcaaaataaatgttccgggttttactctgtgcagttattcagctagCTCAGTAAACTTGCTttgtgataaaaataaataaaaatgcagtatGGTGGCCTGGTCTCTAGATTTCAGAGACGCTGGCTGACGTTTTCAGGTAGTCCGGGTCCTGAAAGATCAAACTGCTCTTCTTGAAATGCTCTTGAGTCTGGCCCACTGTCAGTGTTTGAGGCATTATAATACTTAAACATCCAGCTACCCGTTAATTAACATTCAGCTGCCTACTTAACTGGTTCAGGTGATGTGGaactttatataatatatatatattgttataCTCATTATACTCAAAATGCCAACTTCATTAATATTTctatggaaccaaccaaaattatacatttatttaataagaAACGGATTTCACCAGAATCAAGGTTTTCATAattgccctcttcagttcagcccacaggttttggATTGAATTGAGGTCTGAcacctgagatggccattgcagcaCATAGATTTTGTAAGTGTGTTTTCGGTCATTATCTTGTTGGAAAATTCGCCTACAGCCCCAGTCTCTGCTttgtggcagaggcaaccagattgtcaaaaaaaaaagcctgataCTTTGTGAAATTCATTATATTATtgatcttaaaggtacaataggtaatttcggacttccaATGGTCTAgggaggaatagcagcaacaaacaccttcaaaccacaacactgtttatccatccccattctctgtgaacgagctgatgttgaaacgccattggctgtggtaattaaaaccaattttcaaccaatgagcttgaattattgtacagctatatgatgtttcggtacagagtgccggcccgtcaactgtatattttttggaagttaaggactataaacacaggcagagggtgagtcaacacgtcagtgagcctttttcaatgataggaatggatttacaatggtcttgtaacaatgttttaacacaaaaatcttacctattcctttgacctctggaattaaaacagcgcTAAAAagatcactgacccaccaccatatttcaccatgGGTATGAGGCACCTCTTCTTTTATTTATCTCTGTTTTGACGCCAAACATGCCGATGCTATATCTGACCAAAATGTACAATTTGGTGTCATCTGACCACAGCGCCTTCATTCCACCATAATTTAAATGTCCAAATGAGACCAGATGAGACCAACATTTAATGTACTTAAAGTGGggtcatttgtcctctgcatgtgACCGAGCCTAGCTCCTTGGGGACAGtgggcagtgcagtgcagtgcagtgcagtgcagtgcccggggaccgactgcagttctgtggtcagtgccttggtcaagggcaatgaaGTAGATGACATGtctttggtgtgtgtgggaggaaactggagtgcCCAGAGGGAAACCCATGTGAACTggggaaaaacataaaaacgacACTGTAGAGAAGACCCGACCAAGATGGTGGCCGACATggccgacattggctcaggttgccggttcgatccagCCCtggttgtgtcaaagtgtctctgagcaagacacctaacgcccaaatgctcctgatgagctggttggtgccttgcatggcagccaatcactgttgttgtttgagtgtgtgtatgaatgagcggatgagaagcatcaattgtacatgctagcctctttaaaaaaaaaaaaaacggaactATAATACAGTTGTAATTCCATGtttctcaaaatgaaatgttctcGAGCTAAAAGTCTGTTGAATTCTGAACGTTGTCTGGTtcagatcatcagaccctacacacctgacagacctctttgttcagctaCCACAGGATgcctggtgcctccccctctctgcacgTCCACCTCCTGGTCGCAACTACTGTCtagctccacggtggtggaacaaactctcCGTGGagttcagaacagcagaatctatTGCCATATTCAAGCAAAGACTGAAGACACACTTCAAGCTACACCTCTCCCTTtcatatttccaaatattcattttccaaaatatttaattttacagagacatttttgtatttaagttAAAAAAGTACTTGACAACTTTTTACATAGAAACTTGAAcctggctgtctgagatcagaagcaaggagccaaccaaagtctgcagaagaactgtggcaagttctccaacatgcttggaacaacctcactgctgattgtcttatagaagtgcaggacagcgttggctcagaaaagtgatgcagttttaatgctgaagggtggtcacaaaaaatattgatttgattcagtttttagctattctgccaaattacttaaaatgttaaaatgtattgtatgtttatttaggacctttaattgaattattttttgaagaatcttatctgtacagaatgttatgcaggtgcctaagacttttgcacagtactgtatatttttgctagttttgtttgcctatgtaagctgtttattgttcatatggAAGTTTACGTCATTCTATTGATAAAATAGTTCTTAAATATAAATACTGTCTATTAATCAGAGTAACCAAATAGGCCctagttcttatctttgttctACTGTGagcagttgaaattgcacttccctCTTCAGTGCACCAGGTTATGCGtacgcactttgcactttgatgtacgtcgctctggttaagcgtctgacaaatgccaatgatgtaatgtaattaactcttcatgaatgaaaatgtactgAATGTTTGGAATGTTGTTTGACAACGTGACATGCCCCAGATACGGCTGGTGTCTCGCGAcccagaaatgtttttcttttccagaAATGAGGTTGATGGTTGAGACTTCTCGTTACTCTAAAGAGAATGTTCCTATACTGGTTAGTGCAAGTTTTGAATGAGCTTACATGTACTGTGACATATGACGTTTCAGACTTTTCAAAAGAACTGTCCTTCTAATGTCAGTAAACCCACCCCTGGTGTGTGCCATAAAGCTCAATTTTCGACCCATGCAACCACAATATATGGTTTCCACCAGTCCCAATGCTGATGGGAAGCTCTGGACCCTTATCTCAAcagattaatttttttctgtcaaCTGTGCCAGAGATGATATTGGCATGGAGGTGAAGTCCAATGGTAGAGATGCCCAAATTTGGGCAAACATCAGTTTCATCAGTCTTCAACTGTGGCTTTTAGATTTTTCATTACATCCAAAGCCATGTGACTTGCTGTGCGTGTGGGGGCAAAATACTCATGTGACCTCAGATTGACCCCTTACAGTGAATGTAACTCCTCAATTATTCATATCTGATTGGACAGTGGTTCTTTATTTCTAACCATATACCGCCTTGTGACGGTCAACCCATTGTCTTGTTTCTTCCAGAACTTCTCATTCTGTGTTTGTGGATGCCAAATGGGTTGTACATTTATGTTGCATCAGGTTCATGCCCCAGTGAAACAATCAAAAGTGACAATAGAGTTACTCTAATATGTAGATTAACTTAAAAATGAGCCTGTTTATGCTGAGACCACCCTTTCTTGTATTtatggcaaatggtaaatggttggcatttatatagtgcctttatccaaagtgctgtacaattgatgcttctcattcacccattcatacacacgctcacacaccaacggcgattggctgccatgcaaggcaccaaccagctcgtcggttAGGTGTtatgttcagggacacttcgacacagcacGGGCGGGGggttgaaccggcaaccctctgactgccagacaactgctcttactgcctgagccatgtcgcccccatttaTCCAGTTAAAACAGCAATTGAGTgcaaggttttttgttttttttcctgcgtcagaaaataatgcagaaaactaaccacatatttcacatattttgtGACATAAAACTCCACATACTGGAGAAAAGACCGGGGCTGGgacaagagaaaaagaaagcctGCAACTCAAACATCAGACCCTCTCTTTAAATTTCCTTCACAGTGTGAAGACTGAtcttaaataaaagcatatctaCAACTGTGACCAACAAATGAATATGTTAGCCaacaaaacatacactcagtgagcactttgttagatatttattcgacttattttttagctccatggtggataggctacagattttttctactgctgtagcctatccacttagagttatgatgtgtgatgtgttcagagatgctcttctgcataccactgttgtaatgtgtgcttatttgcattactgtcaccttcctgtcagctttgaccagtcttgccattctcctctgacatctctcattaacaaggcatttctgtctgcagaactgctgctcactggatgttttttgtaaaatcccaggagatcagcagtttctgagatacttgatccaccctgtctgccaccgacaatcattccacgtaTAGCCCAGTACAATTGATAATCAGTAATTTTGTAACTTTTTtaacaaatggaaaaataaaataaaaaatgtgatgaTAACGGTAATGAGCTTCAGTTGTAGACTACTTTCATGGAGCTGTATTGTCACCATCTGCTGGAGAATTGAAGTCATAACAGTCATATCTTTTTTGAGGAgaaacattaaaggtacaatatgtaggtttttggtgttaaaacattgctacaagaccattgtaaatccatgaaataggctcactgacatgttgactttgcctgtgtttatagtcctttaattcaggttttaaaatatactgttgacagaccgacactctgttccaaaacattgtacagctgtaaaaTAACTCAAGTTCATCCTGAGCTGGGTTGGGGGTGCGGGGTCTTATTCTGAAACAAGCACCAGCATAAACCTTGCCCATCGAAAAAGTCCTTATAAGTTAAAATGCATTATAAGCTGCCAGCAAACGCCTTTTACATTCTACATTTCCTGTGGTTCAACCACAGAAAGTGAGACCTACAGTATACAACAGAAGTGAGTACACGCCTGTGCAATATCACGTAAATGTCATAGTATTACTTTTCAGATGAACAGTAGAGGATTTTATcttctgtaaaattaaaaaacTAACAGTTTAGATTAACTATATTAAAAATGCAGGCCCCACAGTAGGAACCAAATGTCcacctttatttttatttttatttatttttgatgacAGACTCAATCCTCCAGGGCGTGGAGGGTACCAGAGTTGCAGAACTTTCTGGAGAGATGTTCTGCTGCTCTTTGCTGGAGGGGTTGTGTTGCCCTACCGTTCTCTTTAAAATACCGCAAAgctgttctattggattcaagtcaggcAACATACTTTCAGCCTGGTCATagttttcattcttttcttcTTTAGAAACTCTTGGATGATTTTGGCAGTGTGCTTGAGATCGTTATCATGCTGTAATAATCCTCTTCTGCCAAGCTTCTGGAGATTGGGAGTCATTTTGTCAGCCAGTATTTCAGTATATCCACAGGCTTTCATGGTGCCATCTATAAATGTCATCTCCCCAACACCTTTTGCACTCATGCAGCCCCATACCATCACACTCCCACCTCTGTGTTTCACTGTCGGGATTATGCATTCACTGTGGTAGTCCTGGCCAGGTTCACGCCAAACATGCTGGACCCCATCTGagccaaataaatgtatttttcaaagaATGTACTTCTTTTCCGTGCACTTTAGCAAAGTTTAATCTTGCAGTTTAGTGCCGAAGCACTTGCCCATCTGTTTCTCAGAGCTAGATTGTGCAAGAAGCCCAGTGCGTCATTTTAGGAGGACTGCATCCTTTTCCATCTTAGTGAAGTCTCACAATCAGATTATTCAATTCCTCTGGCAATTATTTTCCATGTGGAGCCAATGATACAGACAGGCAGATAGAAACAGCCCATAGGTCCACGAGTGAGAAGGTTCTGGTGTTCACCGGTCAATCGACTCCAGGCCAAAAGTTGACCTGGTGCAGCACTGCCTGGAACCTTGTTCTATACCCTTCGTAAATGAACATGTACTGAATGTCTGGAATGTTGTTTGATTGCATAACATGCCCCAAATGCTGCTGGTTTCTCGTAAACCAGATCAGGGGATGAATCTAAAGAGAATGCTGCCATAGTGCTTAAGTTTTACATAAgctgttcttctttttctttttcttttttaactgtGATGAGACAAGACTAAATAAAGAGAAGAATActgattaaaaaagaaaacaaataaagcagATTTATATTGGTTGAAGGAACTGTCACATAGAAAAAAGGGGACagatatttacaaaaatgtaaataaataaatgtacaaattatAATTTGTAACATACATGCAGGGTGGCTGTAtatatttaatcccaccaaattagaaaatg from Conger conger chromosome 2, fConCon1.1, whole genome shotgun sequence encodes the following:
- the urad gene encoding 2-oxo-4-hydroxy-4-carboxy-5-ureidoimidazoline decarboxylase; translation: MDVSAVNSLSFEEFVEIFGNVVEKCPLVAAAVWSQRPFTSLGDIEAAIADFIDGLSDSGKEGILRCHPDLAGRDVQRGTLTPESQAEQSQAGLTQLEPEELAQIGALNAQYKQRFGFPFVICARMNDRPAILAQLSQRLGNKPAHELPGAIQEVKRICNLRLQALVRPILPAPAQLSSTPPKL